In one Candidatus Peribacter riflensis genomic region, the following are encoded:
- a CDS encoding pseudaminic acid synthase, with the protein MKDAVIINGTSIGPGHPVYIVAELSANHGQDFDRACETIRAMKDAGADAVKLQTYTPDTMTIDCDRPEFRVGKGSLWEGRTLYELYGEAFTPWEWQPKLKELAEELGMDCFSTPFDATAVDFLERTGMPAYKIASFEVVDLPLIERTARTGKPLIISTGMATEQEIREAVDCARRSGNGHIVLLKCTSAYPAAPDEMNLRTIPDMAQRFNVPVGLSDHSLSPTVPATAVALGACLIEKHFCLSRKEKGPDTAFSLEPQEFRTMVDAVRMTERALGSVSYTPGAKEKTSLTFRRSLFVVEDIAGGETFTERNIRSIRPSHGLPPKEITQVIGRRAKKALKKGTPLSWEDVG; encoded by the coding sequence GGCCTGCGAGACGATCCGTGCGATGAAGGACGCAGGTGCGGACGCGGTGAAGCTGCAGACCTACACGCCGGACACGATGACGATCGACTGCGATCGCCCGGAATTCCGCGTGGGCAAGGGCTCGCTCTGGGAAGGCCGGACGCTCTACGAACTCTATGGAGAAGCGTTCACTCCTTGGGAGTGGCAGCCGAAATTGAAGGAACTCGCTGAGGAACTGGGAATGGATTGTTTCTCCACGCCGTTCGATGCAACAGCGGTGGATTTTCTGGAGCGGACGGGCATGCCGGCCTATAAGATCGCCTCGTTTGAGGTGGTCGATCTCCCGCTCATCGAACGCACCGCCAGAACGGGCAAGCCGCTGATCATTTCGACGGGCATGGCGACGGAACAGGAGATCCGCGAAGCGGTGGATTGCGCGCGCCGGTCGGGCAATGGACACATCGTCCTGCTCAAATGCACCAGCGCCTATCCGGCGGCACCCGACGAGATGAACCTGCGAACGATCCCCGACATGGCGCAGCGCTTCAATGTTCCGGTGGGGTTATCGGATCATTCGCTCTCTCCGACGGTCCCCGCGACCGCAGTGGCATTGGGGGCCTGCCTCATCGAGAAGCACTTCTGCCTCTCTAGGAAAGAGAAGGGACCGGACACAGCATTCTCACTCGAGCCACAGGAGTTTCGCACCATGGTGGACGCGGTGCGAATGACGGAACGCGCTTTGGGGTCTGTCTCCTATACGCCAGGCGCGAAGGAGAAGACGAGTCTCACCTTCCGCCGATCACTCTTCGTGGTGGAAGATATCGCGGGGGGAGAGACGTTCACGGAACGGAATATTCGCTCCATCCGGCCGTCTCACGGACTGCCACCCAAGGAAATCACGCAGGTAATCGGCCGCAGAGCGAAAAAAGCACTGAAGAAGGGGACTCCCCTGTCCTGGGAGGACGTAGGGTAA